The stretch of DNA GCGATCACACAGATGGTGATGGCGAAGAAGAACGAGAAGGTCAGGATCGAACGGACGATTTCCTCGTCGAGACGGTGACCGTTGTACTTCTGCTTGATCACCGCGCGCGGGTGGATCAGCTGGTTCAAGTTGGCCTTGAGCAGGATATAGGCGACCTGGAAGCGGAAGATCTTGATCCCGCCGGCGGTCGAGCCGGAACAGCCGCCGACGAAGCCCAGGTAAAAGAACAGCATCAGCGAGAAGTTGCCCCACAGGCTGTAGTCGCCCAGGGCGAAACCGGTGGTGGTGACCACCGAGGTGACGTTCAGCGCAACGTGACGCAGGGCTTCCAGCCAATGCAGCTGGGTGGTCCACCAGTACCAGGTGCCGAGCACCAGCCAGGTCACCAGCAGCATCCCGAGCAGGCCCTGGACCTGCTGGTCCTTGATCAGCGCCCGGCGGTTGCCGCGCAGGGTGGCGACGTACAGGGTGAACGGCAGGCTGCCGAGGATCATCACCACCACCGCCACCCAGTGCACCGCCGGTTGCGGCCAGTGCGCCAGCGAGCTGTCGGACGTGGAGAAGCCGCCGGTGGAAATCGCCGACATCGCATGGTTGATCGCGTCGAACAGGCTCATCCCGGCCCACCAGAAGGCCAGGCTGCCGAGAATGGTGATGCCGACATAGGCCGCCACGATCAGCCGCGCCACCATGTGCGAGCGCGGCATGACCTTTTCCGAGCGGTCCGAGGATTCGGTCTGGAACAGGCGCATGCCACCGATGCGCAGCAGCGGCAGGATCGCCACCGCCATGCCGATGAAGCCGATGCCGCCGAGCCAGTGCAGCAGGGAACGCCACATCAGGATGCCCGGCGACATGTTGTCCAGGCCGCTGAGCACGGTGGCGCCGGTGGCGGTGATGCCGGACATGCTTTCAAAGAACGAGTCGGTGTAGCTGATGTGCTGGGTCAGCAAAAACGGCAGGGCGGCGAAGATGCACACCACCAGCCAGCTGGACACCGTCAGCAGGTACATGTCCCGCGGACGCAGGTGCACATGTTCCGGGCGCCCCGGTATCACCAGGGCCAGGCCGGCGACGAAGGTGATCATGCTGGCCCAGAGGAACGACGGCAGGTCGCCGGTGCGTTCGAACAGCACCAGCGTCGCCATCGGAATGACCATGGCGATGGCCAGGGTGATCAGGAAAATGCCGATGATGAAACCAATGATCCGTAGGGTCGGCAACGCCATGAGGTCCGCTCGGGGCTGATAAGGAGGGCGCCATTCTACCTGCGGCGCAGAGCATGTAAACCGGCACCCGGAAGGCACTTCCCGGTAGAATGGCCGGACATTTTTTTCAGGAGGTGGCCGATGGAGGCTCTCGACGCATTGCTCAACCGTGTTTCCGTACCGCGTCTGGTGGACCCGGCGCCGACGGCGGCGCAACGCGAAGCGCTGTTCGCGGCGGCATTGCGCGCCCCGGATCATGGCCAGTTGCGGCCGTGGCGCTTTCTGACGGTGGAAGGCGCGGCCCGCGAGCAGTTGGGCGAGCTGCTGGTGGAAGCGGTGCAATTGCAGGGGGGCGAAGTGACCCAGGCGGCCCTGGACAAGGCCCGTGCCATGCCATTGCGCGCGCCGTTGGTGGTGGTTGTGGTGGCTCGCCTGCAGGAACACGTCAAGGTGCCGAAGTCGGAGCAACGGCTGGCGGCCGGCTGTGCCGCCCATGGCATCCTGCTGGCGGCCTATGCCCAGGGTATCGGTGCGGTGTGGCGTACCGGCGAGCTGTCCTATTCGCCCCATGTCGCCAAGGGCCTTGGCCTGGGCGAAGGTGAAGAAATCATCGCCTTCCTGTACCTGGGCACGCCGCTGAACGAGCCACGGGTCGCGCCCAAGGTGGATACGGCGGAGTTCGTCAGCGCCTGGTCGGGCAAGGCCTGATCCTAGAGTCGCGGTGTAGCGGATAGCCAATCGCGGGCAAGCCTCGCTCCGACTTGCCCGCGAAGCTTTTCAGGCCTGGGCAGTAACGCCTGGCACCAACGGCAACTCCAGGCTGGCGATAAAACCACCCTGCGGATGATTGTCCAGGTTCAGGCTGCCGCCATGGCGTTCCGCGGCGCGTCGGGCGATGGCCAGGCCCAGCCCGTGACCCGGCGCGGTCTGGCCCGGGGCGCGGTAAAAGGGTTCCCCCAGCTGGCGCAAATGTTCGGCCTTCACACCGGGGCCGTGATCGCGGACGCTGAGCACGATCCTGTCCCCCTGACGCAATGCCTGTACTTCGATCGGCTGTCCGGCCGGGTTGAAGCGCTGGGCATTGCGCAGCAGATTGTCCACCGCCCGCTCGATCATGGTCGGCCAGCCCTTGAGGCTGAGTTGCGATTCGGCCTGGATGTTCACTGGCTGTTCCGGGCAGGCCAGTTGGGCATCCTTCTGCAGGTTATCGAGCAGGGCGTTGAGGTCCACCTCTTCGGCGCTGGCGTTGTCGGCATCGACCCGGGCCAGCACCAGGATTTCGCTGATCAGCGCTTCCAGGCGATCACACTCGCGGGTCAGGCGCGGCCACAGGCGCTCGCGCTCCTCGACCGTGGCGCGCTCGGCCAGCGCCAGGGCGATGCGCAGGCGCGCCAGCGGCGAGCGCAGCTCGTGGGAGACGTCGCGCAGCAGTTGGCGCTGGCTGCCGATCAGGCTTTGCAGGCGCGAGCCCATGCGGTTGAAGTCCTTGGCCAGTACGCCGAACTCGTCGCGGCGGGCGGCCAGGCGGGCCAGGCTGTTCTGTTGGTAGGTGGCCTGTCCCAGGTCATGCACCGCACCGCGTAAACGGCTGAGGGGGCGGGTGATGGACAGGGTCACCAGCAGGCTGAACAGGGTCAGCACCACCAGCGCGATGGTCAGGGCACTCAGCGGCCACAGCAGGCTGTCGCGGTGCCAGGCGTCCAGTTCCGGATGGGGGATGCGGTAGATCAGCAGGTAGGTCTCGCCGGTTTTCGGGCTGGTGTATTCGGCGGTCAGGCGCCGCCAGGGCAGGCGCCGGTCATCGTTGTTCTGCCGGGCCTCCAAGGCGGCCGCGCGGCGTGGGAAGGTGCCACGGACCACCGGGTCGCCGGCGTCGTTGAGCACTTGCACGTTGACGTGATACTGGTGCTTGCGCTGCTCCAGGATCTCCTGGGCGGCGTCTTCGCCTTGTTCTTCGTAGGTGCGCGTCCACTCTTCGGCCAGGGTATTGAGGCCCGGATGGCGACTGAGGATCCAGGCATCCTGGTTCAGCATGTGGCCAAGCAGAATCGACAGCCCTGCAACCAGGGTGATGGCCAGCCAGAAGCTGGCGAGGATGCGCCAGAACAATGAACGCACGGGAAGTCCTCAAACAAGGAAAGCCCAGTGGGAGCGCCACTGGGCTGTGGGATAAGCGCTAAAGCATTATTGCGCTTTTTGCGGCTGTTGCGCTTTCCAGGCCTTGAACTCAGCCCATTCGGCGCGGCGCTCGGCGTGTTTCTTCTGGATGGCGTCAAACTCTTTCTGCTGTTCCGGCTTGAGCAGGGCGCGGATATCGGCTTCGGTTTTCTGGCGCTTGGCGGCGATCTCGTCCTTCATGGCTTTCTGGTCGGCCGGCGACAGTTTTTCCAGGTACTTCTGCACCAGCTGCTTGCGCTCGTGCATCTGCTCACCCATCAGATTGCGGATCTGCTGGCGCTGTTCGTGGCTCAGGTCCAGCTGGCTGTAAGGGCCTTTGCCCCGCATGTGTTCGCTGTGGCGCGGGCCATCCATCGGCCCCATGGGGCCTGCGCCTTCCGGCATGGCCATGGCCACGGTCGGCAGGGCGGCGGCGAACATCAGAGCGATCAGGGTCTTGCGCATGGTGTATCTCCTTGTCTCATTCCCGGTCAGTTCCGGATGTGTGCAGATTACGCAGAGCAAGGTCAGCGGCGGTCAGCGAAGGGTAAAGCTTGGGTAAAGACGTTTTTTGGCGAAACTGACATAACCCCTGTAGCCGCTGCCGAGCCCGCGAGGCGGCGAACGACCGGTACGCTCGCGGGGATCTTGCGAATGCAGGACGGCGGCGCCCTATCGCAGCCTGCGGCAGCGGCTGCAGGACCAGGGATCAGTTCAGAGTCAGAGGCTGTAGTAGTAGCCGCGGCTGCGCAGGGCGACGATGCGCGGGCGGCCGTCGGGGTGCGGGCCGATCTTCTTGCGCAGGTTGCTGACGTGCATGTCCAGGCTGCGGTCGTACAGGGTCAACTTGCGGCCCAGGGCGATCTGCGCCAGTTCCTGCTTGTCCAGCGGTTCGCCCGGTTGCTTGAGCAAGGCTTCCAGCAGGCGGCTTTCGGAAACGGTGAGGGTGATGTCCTGTTCGTCGATGCTGACCACGCCGCGCACCGGGCTGAAACACAGGTCGCCCAGCTCCATCTGGCTGGACACCGCGGTCGGGTGGCTGCGGCGCAGCACAGCGCGCAGGCGGGCGGTCAGTTCACGCGGATCGCAGGGTTTGGCCAGGTAGTCGTCGGCGCCCAGCTCCAGGCCGAGGATGCGGTCCAGGGGCTCGCCGCGGGCCGAGAGCATCAGCACCGGCAAGTCCGGGTGGTCGCTGCGCAGTTGCTTGAGCAGTTCCAGGCCGCTGCCGTCGGGCAGCATCACGTCCAGCACCACCGCCGCCGGGGCGTGATCGGCCAGGGCGCGACGGGCGCTCAGGCCATCGTGGCAGGCCCGTACCTGAAAACCCTCCTGGCCCAGCCAGCTGGTCAGGAGCTCGCAGAGCTCCTGGTCATCGTCAATCAGTAACAGGTCGCTCATGAATCACTCAATTTAGCCATTGTCGACGCTTTCTATGTCCACCACTGGCGAAGATACCGCAGAGCAGGGCCAATAGCGCTACCCCGGCGCCGGTGACGAACCACTGTTGCTGATCGGTCAGCAGGCGCGGCACGGAACTGGCCTGGACTTCGCGCAGTTGCAGCTTGAGGCGCTGATTCTCCTGGCGCAGGCGGCTCAGCTGGGCGCTTTCGCGCTCGCTGTCGGCTCCCTGCAATTGCCGGGTCAGCTCTTCACGCTGGCGCTCGCTGTCTTTGAGGCGCTGCTGCAATTCGTTGATCTGGCTGCCGGCACTCAGGGACAAAGGCGTCGAGTGCCCAGGGTCCGTGGTTTCTTCGGCGGAGGCACTCGCCCCGATCGTTAACATGACCAACAACAGGCACAACAGACCTTGGCGCATCGCAACTCCTGATTCCAATCGAGTGTTGGGCAGGTTGTCGGCAGTCAAACGAGAATAATGAGCGATTGAGAGCGCGATGAACCGATAAGGTTCACCGCGGGGGAGAGGATTTACGGCAGGACTTGCTTGAACGGCTTGACCACGACGTTGGCATAGACACCGGCGGCGACGTAAGGGTCGGCGTCGGCCCAGGCCTGGGCGGCGCTCAGCGAGTCGAATTCGGCGACGATCAGGCTGCCGGTGAAACCCGCGGCGCCAGGATCATTGCTGTCGACGGCAGGGTGTGGCCCGGCCAGTACCACGCGACCTTCGGCCTTGAGCTGCTGCAACCGCTCCAGATGCGCCGGGCGCGCGGCCAGGCGGTTTTCCAGGGAGTTGGCGACGTCTGTAGCAATGATTGCGTAAAGCATGTCAGTCCTCGGTTTTCGACGTGGTGGGTTCGGTGTCGTGAAGATGGCGCGACAGGTAGATGCCCTGGCCGACCAGGAACAGCACGGTCATGCCCAGGCTGCCGAAGACCTTGAAGTCGACCCAGATGCTCTGGAAGGTGAAGGCGACGAACAGGTTGGCGGCGCCGCAGAACAGGAAGAAGGCGATCCAGGCGATGTTCAGGCGGGTCCAGACCGGATCCGGCAGGCTCAGCGCGTGGCCCATGATGCGCTTGATCAGCAGGCGGTCGCCGATGAAATGGCTGCCGATAAAGGCCAGGGCGAACAGCCAGTTGACCACCGGCGCTTTCCACTTGAGGAAGGTCTCGCTGTGGAAGGCCAGGGTCAGGCTGCCGAACACCAGGCAGGCGACCAGGGTCAGCCACTGGCTTTTCTCCAGCTTGCGCTGGGAGATGAACAGCGCGCCGTAGACCACCAGGGAACTGATGATCAACACCGCCGTGGCGCTGTAGATACCGCCTACGGTCAGTTGTTGACCGGCAATGTCGACGACTCGGGGATCGATTTTGTAGACGATGAAAAACAGGAACAGCGGGATGAAGTCGATGAATTGTTTCACAGTGGCAGCCAGAAGCAGGATGTGGCGGCATAATAACAAACATCCATGGTAGCGAAAGCGCCAGCTGACTTGAGGTTGAACAGTCCCGTGAATGTTGATTTGCACTGCCACAGCACGGCCTCCGATGGCGCCCTGGCGCCCGCGGCTCTGGTTGCGCGTGCGTTCGAGAAAGGCGTGCGAGTCCTGGCCCTGACCGATCATGACACCCTGGAAGGCCTCGACGAGGCGCGCCTGGCGGCCCATGAACTGGGCATGCAACTGGTCAATGGCGTCGAATTGTCCTGCACCTGGGGTGGGGCGACCATTCATGTGCTGGGCTACGGCTTCGACGTCAATGCGCCGTCATTGGTCGAAGCCATCGGCAAATTGCACGACGGTCGCTGGCTGCGGTCCGAAGAAATAAGCCGCAAGCTGGCGCTCAAAGGCATGCCGGGCGCCCTCGAAGGGGCCCGGGCGATCCAGCAGGAACTGGGCGACAGCGGCAATGCGCCGGCCCGGCCGCACTTCGCCGATTACCTGGTGCGCGCCGGTTTCGTGAAGGACCGCGCCGAAGCTTTTCGCAAATGGCTGGGGGCTGGCAAGCTGGGCGACGTCAAGCAGCACTGGCCGACCCTCGAGGAAACCGTCGAGACGTTGCGCGCGGCGGGGGCCTGGGTCAGCCTGGCGCATCCCTGGCATTACGATTTCACCCGCAGCAAACGTCGCCGCCTGATTGCCGACTATATTCAAGCAGGTGGCCACGCGATCGAGGTGGTCAACGGCCATCAACCCGCCGAGCAGGTGGGCAGCCTGGCCATCCTTGCTCGGGAGTTCGGTCTGCTGGTGAGCGCCGGCAGTGATTTTCATGGCCCTGGAGGCTGGTCCGAGATAGGCGAGTATCGCCCTGTTCCGGAGGATCTGCCGCCGCTCTGGTGTCGGTTCAAACATGACCCAATTATTGCCGCCGTCTGAACAGGTAGAGAATGTGAGTCAATTTTTCCAGATTCATCCGGAAAACCCGCAACCGCGCCTGATCAAACAGGCTGTCGAAATCATCCGCTCAGGGGGCGTGGTGATCTACCCGACCGACTCGTCCTACGCCATTGGCTGCCAGATCGGCGACAAGAGTGCGGTCGAGCGCGTGCGGCGTCTGCGGCAACTGGATGACAAACACAACTTCGCGCTGATCTGCAGCGACCTGTCGCAGTTGGGCCTGTTCGCCAAGATCGATACCGGCACCTTTCGCCTGCTCAAGGCGCATCTGCCAGGGCCTTATACCTTCATCCTCAACGCCACCCGCGAAGTGCCACGGCTGTTGCTGCACCCGAAGAAACGCACCATCGGCCTGCGGGTGCCGAGCCATCCGATCGCCCTGGCGCTGCTGGCCGAACTCGGCGAGCCGCTGATGAGCGTCAGCCTGATCATGCCCGGCGAAACCGAGCCGATGAACGACCCTTATGAAATGCGCCAACTGCTCGAGCATCAGGTCGACCTGATCATCGATGGCGGTTTTGGCGGCATCATGGCCTCCACCGTGATCAACCTGGCCGATGGCGAGCCGGAAGTGATCCGTATCGGCTGCGGCGACCCGGCTCCCTTCATGGTCGAGGCCTGAATGTCCGCAGTGGAACACGTCGACGACCAGGCCGGAGCGCAGCAGGAGCTGCCCTTTGCGATGGTCTATGGCCAGGCGGTCATGGAAATGCCGCTGGACCTGTACATCCCGCCGGACGCCCTGGAAGTCTTTCTCGAAGCCTTCGAAGGCCCGCTCGACCTGCTGCTGTACCTGATTCGCAAACAGAACATCGACATCCTCGACATCCCGGTGGCGGAAATCACCCGCCAGTACATGGGCTATGTCGAATTGATGCAGTCGGTGCGCCTGGAGCTGGCCGCCGAATACCTGGTGATGGCGGCCATGCTTGCCGAGATCAAGTCGCGCATGCTGTTGCCGCGCTCGGCCGAGGTGGAAGAGGAGGAGGAAGACCCGCGCGCCGAACTGATCCGTCGCCTGCAGGAGTACGAGCGCTTCAAGGCCGCCGCCGAAGGCATCGACGGCCTGAGCCGGGTCGGTCGCGACGTCATAGTGCCCAAGCTCGACGCCCCGGAAGCCCGGGCGCGCAAGCTGCTGCCGGATGTCGCCCTGGAAGAGGTGCTGATGTCCATGGCCGAGGTGTTGCGCCGTGGCGACATGTTCGAAAGCCATCAGGTCAGTCGCGAGGCGCTGTCCACCCGCGAGCGCATGAGCGAGGTGCTGGAGCGGCTCAAGGGCGGTGGTTTTGTGCCCTTTGTCGAGCTGTTCACCGCGCAAGAAGGACGCCTGGGGGTGGTGGTGACCTTCATGGCGATCCTCGAGCTGGTCAAGGAATCCCTGGTCGAGCTGGTACAGAATGAGCCCTTCACGGCTATCCATGTGCGTGCACGAGCCGAATAACGAGCTGAAACAATGAATCTGAATGAACCCCGCGAGCTGGCGCCACTGCTTGAAGCCTTTCTGTTGGCCTCGGGAAAACCGCAATCCATGGAGCGCCTGTTCGAACTTTTCGAGGAAGGCGAGCGGCCGGACCCCGCGGTCTTCAAGAAGGCCCTGACCATTCTGGGCAAGTCCTGCGAGGGGCGGGCCTTCGAACTCAAGGAAGTGGCCTCCGGTTATCGCCTGCAGGTGCGGGAAAAGTTCGCGCCCTGGGTCGGCCGGCTGTGGGAAGAACGGCCCCAGCGCTACTCCCGGGCGATGCTGGAAACCCTGGCGCTGATTGCTTACCGCCAGCCGATCACCCGTGGCGAGATCGAGGATGTGCGGGGCGTGGCGGTCAACAGCCAGATCGTCAAGACCTTGCTGGAGCGCGAGTGGATTCGGGTGGTTGGCTACCGTGACGTGCCGGGCAAGCCGGCGATGTTCGCCACCACCAAGGCGTTTCTCGATCACTTCAACCTGAAGAACCTCGACGACCTGCCGCCGCTGGCCGAGCTGCGTGAGATCGAGACCGAGCCGGTCCTCGACTTCGACGACGTGCCGGTGCCCGCCAGCCTGCAAGCCCTGGCCGACGCCAGCGCCGAACCGGAAGAGCCGAAGGAAGAGACCAGTTTCCACACCTTGCTGCTGGAGCTGGACTCGATGGAGGAGGGGATCAAGACCGACTTCGACGATCTGCATCGCGATGGCGCGGTCGAGTCGTCCGGGGACGATGTTATTGCCGGCACCGAGGTGGACGCCGAGATCAGGGCCGAAGCGCACACCCGTGCCGAAGCCGAAGCCGAAACCGAAGTACAAGTCGAGCACGATACCGAACTCGAAGTGGACGCCGACGACGAACAGGAAGTCGATGACGATGTGCTCGGCGTCGCCGAAGCCCGCGCCAAGCTGCTGGCCGCCGTGGCGGCACTGGAACCGCCGGCTCCGTCGCTGAGCGACGAAGAGGCCGAAGCCCTGGCGCTGGCCGAGGCCATCGAGAACGAAAGACGCCTGCAGGAAGACGACTGAACCAGGCCTCTAGGCCTCTGTAGGAGCGAGGCTTGCCCGCGATCGGCAACGCCAGGATATGCCTGGCACACCGCATCAGCCTTTATCGCGGGCAAGCCGGATCGCCGCCCGCTCGCTCCTACAGGTCAGGCGCCCACTGTCGGGCTGCCACCGGCCAGCGGAAAAATCGGTAGGCCACCACTTATCGGCTAGTCTCTGATGCGCAACCGACGCCATGAGCGTATGATTCGCGACCCTTTGGCGATCCCTTCGCCACAAGACCTGTTTTTATTACCGTTCAGGCCGCTCAAGCCTGAATCGACACACCGGGAGGTGCCCAGATGAGTGAAGATCAGCAAGACCAACAGGAAATCGGCCCAGCAGGCGAAAAGCTGCAGAAAGTCCTCGCCCGTATCGGCGTCGGCTCGCGCCGTGACGTAGAGTCCTGGATCAGCCAGGGCCGGATCAAGGTCAATGGCAAAGAGGCCACCCTTGGCCTGCGCGTCGACCTGCACGACGCCATCTCCATCGATGGCAAGGTGATCAAGCGCGAAGAGGCGTCCGAATCGGTCCGCCGCGTGATCATGTACAACAAGCCCGATGGCGAAATCTGCACCCGTGACGACCCGGAAGGCCGTCCGACCGTGTTCGACAAGCTGCCGCGTCCGCGAGAAGGCCGCTGGATCAATATCGGTCGCCTCGACATCAACACCACTGGCTTGCTGATGTTCACCACCGACGGTGAGCTGGCCAACCGCCTGATGCACCCGTCCTATGAAATGGACCGTGAGTACGCGGTACGTGTGCGTGGCGAAGTCGACGACGAGATGATCGAGCGCCTGAAAGCCGGCGTGATGCTCGAAGACGGCCCGGCCAAGTTCACTGACATCCAGCAGGCGCCCGGTGGTGAAGGTTTCAACCACTGGTACCACTGCGTGGTGATGGAAGGCCGCAACCGTGAAGTGCGTCGCCTGTGGGAATCCCAGGGCCTGGTGGTCAGCCGCCTGAAGCGCGTGCGTTTCGGTCCGGTGTTTCTCAACTCCGACCTGCCGATGGGCCGCTGG from Pseudomonas chlororaphis subsp. chlororaphis encodes:
- a CDS encoding septation protein A, which translates into the protein MKQFIDFIPLFLFFIVYKIDPRVVDIAGQQLTVGGIYSATAVLIISSLVVYGALFISQRKLEKSQWLTLVACLVFGSLTLAFHSETFLKWKAPVVNWLFALAFIGSHFIGDRLLIKRIMGHALSLPDPVWTRLNIAWIAFFLFCGAANLFVAFTFQSIWVDFKVFGSLGMTVLFLVGQGIYLSRHLHDTEPTTSKTED
- a CDS encoding segregation and condensation protein A, whose product is MEVFLEAFEGPLDLLLYLIRKQNIDILDIPVAEITRQYMGYVELMQSVRLELAAEYLVMAAMLAEIKSRMLLPRSAEVEEEEEDPRAELIRRLQEYERFKAAAEGIDGLSRVGRDVIVPKLDAPEARARKLLPDVALEEVLMSMAEVLRRGDMFESHQVSREALSTRERMSEVLERLKGGGFVPFVELFTAQEGRLGVVVTFMAILELVKESLVELVQNEPFTAIHVRARAE
- a CDS encoding response regulator transcription factor, with the protein product MSDLLLIDDDQELCELLTSWLGQEGFQVRACHDGLSARRALADHAPAAVVLDVMLPDGSGLELLKQLRSDHPDLPVLMLSARGEPLDRILGLELGADDYLAKPCDPRELTARLRAVLRRSHPTAVSSQMELGDLCFSPVRGVVSIDEQDITLTVSESRLLEALLKQPGEPLDKQELAQIALGRKLTLYDRSLDMHVSNLRKKIGPHPDGRPRIVALRSRGYYYSL
- a CDS encoding Spy/CpxP family protein refolding chaperone, with amino-acid sequence MRKTLIALMFAAALPTVAMAMPEGAGPMGPMDGPRHSEHMRGKGPYSQLDLSHEQRQQIRNLMGEQMHERKQLVQKYLEKLSPADQKAMKDEIAAKRQKTEADIRALLKPEQQKEFDAIQKKHAERRAEWAEFKAWKAQQPQKAQ
- the scpB gene encoding SMC-Scp complex subunit ScpB, producing the protein MNLNEPRELAPLLEAFLLASGKPQSMERLFELFEEGERPDPAVFKKALTILGKSCEGRAFELKEVASGYRLQVREKFAPWVGRLWEERPQRYSRAMLETLALIAYRQPITRGEIEDVRGVAVNSQIVKTLLEREWIRVVGYRDVPGKPAMFATTKAFLDHFNLKNLDDLPPLAELREIETEPVLDFDDVPVPASLQALADASAEPEEPKEETSFHTLLLELDSMEEGIKTDFDDLHRDGAVESSGDDVIAGTEVDAEIRAEAHTRAEAEAETEVQVEHDTELEVDADDEQEVDDDVLGVAEARAKLLAAVAALEPPAPSLSDEEAEALALAEAIENERRLQEDD
- a CDS encoding TrkH family potassium uptake protein; protein product: MALPTLRIIGFIIGIFLITLAIAMVIPMATLVLFERTGDLPSFLWASMITFVAGLALVIPGRPEHVHLRPRDMYLLTVSSWLVVCIFAALPFLLTQHISYTDSFFESMSGITATGATVLSGLDNMSPGILMWRSLLHWLGGIGFIGMAVAILPLLRIGGMRLFQTESSDRSEKVMPRSHMVARLIVAAYVGITILGSLAFWWAGMSLFDAINHAMSAISTGGFSTSDSSLAHWPQPAVHWVAVVVMILGSLPFTLYVATLRGNRRALIKDQQVQGLLGMLLVTWLVLGTWYWWTTQLHWLEALRHVALNVTSVVTTTGFALGDYSLWGNFSLMLFFYLGFVGGCSGSTAGGIKIFRFQVAYILLKANLNQLIHPRAVIKQKYNGHRLDEEIVRSILTFSFFFAITICVIALALSLLGVDWMTALTGAASTVSGVGPGLGETIGPAGNFATLPDAAKWILSLGMLLGRLEIITVFVLCIPAFWRH
- a CDS encoding L-threonylcarbamoyladenylate synthase, giving the protein MSQFFQIHPENPQPRLIKQAVEIIRSGGVVIYPTDSSYAIGCQIGDKSAVERVRRLRQLDDKHNFALICSDLSQLGLFAKIDTGTFRLLKAHLPGPYTFILNATREVPRLLLHPKKRTIGLRVPSHPIALALLAELGEPLMSVSLIMPGETEPMNDPYEMRQLLEHQVDLIIDGGFGGIMASTVINLADGEPEVIRIGCGDPAPFMVEA
- a CDS encoding YciI family protein codes for the protein MLYAIIATDVANSLENRLAARPAHLERLQQLKAEGRVVLAGPHPAVDSNDPGAAGFTGSLIVAEFDSLSAAQAWADADPYVAAGVYANVVVKPFKQVLP
- the rluB gene encoding 23S rRNA pseudouridine(2605) synthase RluB, with product MSEDQQDQQEIGPAGEKLQKVLARIGVGSRRDVESWISQGRIKVNGKEATLGLRVDLHDAISIDGKVIKREEASESVRRVIMYNKPDGEICTRDDPEGRPTVFDKLPRPREGRWINIGRLDINTTGLLMFTTDGELANRLMHPSYEMDREYAVRVRGEVDDEMIERLKAGVMLEDGPAKFTDIQQAPGGEGFNHWYHCVVMEGRNREVRRLWESQGLVVSRLKRVRFGPVFLNSDLPMGRWREMSQYEVDVLSAEVGLTPVAMPQLNAKSKDKLERMQRKSSRPVGKSERVRTLRPAHGAPAAGAPRPSREPQIEGERPGRKPAPRQDGERAPRAPRPAAGRGESGRGTPVADRPSDTKRPAKPAPKSKRPGIVLVDKDAPSGKRRGAPAGSGQRPGFGRRKPE
- a CDS encoding nitroreductase family protein is translated as MEALDALLNRVSVPRLVDPAPTAAQREALFAAALRAPDHGQLRPWRFLTVEGAAREQLGELLVEAVQLQGGEVTQAALDKARAMPLRAPLVVVVVARLQEHVKVPKSEQRLAAGCAAHGILLAAYAQGIGAVWRTGELSYSPHVAKGLGLGEGEEIIAFLYLGTPLNEPRVAPKVDTAEFVSAWSGKA
- a CDS encoding sensor histidine kinase, translating into MRSLFWRILASFWLAITLVAGLSILLGHMLNQDAWILSRHPGLNTLAEEWTRTYEEQGEDAAQEILEQRKHQYHVNVQVLNDAGDPVVRGTFPRRAAALEARQNNDDRRLPWRRLTAEYTSPKTGETYLLIYRIPHPELDAWHRDSLLWPLSALTIALVVLTLFSLLVTLSITRPLSRLRGAVHDLGQATYQQNSLARLAARRDEFGVLAKDFNRMGSRLQSLIGSQRQLLRDVSHELRSPLARLRIALALAERATVEERERLWPRLTRECDRLEALISEILVLARVDADNASAEEVDLNALLDNLQKDAQLACPEQPVNIQAESQLSLKGWPTMIERAVDNLLRNAQRFNPAGQPIEVQALRQGDRIVLSVRDHGPGVKAEHLRQLGEPFYRAPGQTAPGHGLGLAIARRAAERHGGSLNLDNHPQGGFIASLELPLVPGVTAQA
- a CDS encoding PHP domain-containing protein; translation: MNVDLHCHSTASDGALAPAALVARAFEKGVRVLALTDHDTLEGLDEARLAAHELGMQLVNGVELSCTWGGATIHVLGYGFDVNAPSLVEAIGKLHDGRWLRSEEISRKLALKGMPGALEGARAIQQELGDSGNAPARPHFADYLVRAGFVKDRAEAFRKWLGAGKLGDVKQHWPTLEETVETLRAAGAWVSLAHPWHYDFTRSKRRRLIADYIQAGGHAIEVVNGHQPAEQVGSLAILAREFGLLVSAGSDFHGPGGWSEIGEYRPVPEDLPPLWCRFKHDPIIAAV